One window of Bacillus sp. THAF10 genomic DNA carries:
- a CDS encoding methionine biosynthesis PLP-dependent protein: MYKTDTKLAQIGNRSETATGTVNPPVYFSTAYRHEGIGQSTGYDYTRTGNPTRHVLEQAIAELEDGDQGFACSSGMAAILTILSLFKSGDELLVCKDLYGGTYRLFEEGYKKWGLCCTYVDTTNLEEIKAAITPQTRAIFVETPTNPLMVETDLEAVSQLAKARDILLICDNTFYTPVLLNPIKLGADLVIHSATKYLGGHNDVLAGLIVAKGKELCESLALHHNAAGAVLSPFDSWLLMRGMKTLSLRMERHEKNAKAIAEYLKTHPAVTDVLYPGRGGMLSFRIQEEAWVNPFLQNLQLITFAESLGGVESFITYPATQTHADIPEEIRIKTGVCNRLLRFSVGIEDADDLIRDVEAALKAASIQKEVLS; this comes from the coding sequence ATGTATAAAACAGACACAAAGCTTGCGCAAATTGGTAATAGAAGTGAAACAGCCACTGGAACGGTCAATCCGCCTGTTTATTTTTCCACGGCTTATCGTCATGAGGGGATTGGTCAATCGACAGGCTATGACTACACGCGTACAGGAAATCCGACGAGACATGTGTTAGAGCAAGCAATTGCGGAACTTGAAGATGGCGACCAAGGATTTGCGTGCAGCTCTGGAATGGCGGCGATCCTCACGATTCTTTCTCTTTTTAAATCAGGTGACGAACTCCTTGTTTGTAAGGATTTGTACGGTGGGACTTACCGACTGTTTGAGGAAGGCTATAAAAAATGGGGGCTGTGTTGTACGTATGTGGATACCACAAACCTAGAAGAAATCAAAGCAGCGATTACCCCACAGACGAGAGCTATTTTTGTGGAAACTCCAACTAATCCCCTGATGGTAGAAACAGATTTAGAAGCCGTGTCACAGCTTGCAAAAGCGCGAGACATTCTTTTAATCTGTGATAATACCTTTTACACTCCTGTTCTATTAAATCCTATAAAGCTTGGTGCGGACCTTGTCATTCATAGCGCGACCAAATACCTTGGTGGCCATAATGATGTGCTTGCCGGACTGATTGTTGCAAAAGGCAAAGAGCTTTGCGAATCGCTAGCGCTTCACCATAATGCCGCAGGTGCGGTCCTCAGTCCTTTTGATTCTTGGCTATTGATGCGGGGCATGAAGACCTTGTCCTTACGTATGGAACGTCATGAAAAAAATGCGAAGGCCATTGCAGAGTATCTCAAAACACACCCAGCCGTAACCGATGTGTTGTATCCGGGGAGGGGCGGAATGCTGTCCTTTCGCATTCAAGAGGAAGCCTGGGTGAATCCGTTTTTGCAAAACTTACAGCTAATCACCTTTGCTGAGAGTCTTGGTGGCGTGGAAAGTTTTATCACCTATCCAGCAACCCAAACGCATGCCGATATACCAGAGGAGATTCGCATCAAAACCGGCGTTTGTAACAGGCTGCTTCGTTTTTCTGTTGGTATAGAAGACGCTGATGATTTAATACGTGATGTAGAGGCTGCCCTAAAAGCAGCATCCATTCAAAAGGAGGTCCTATCGTGA
- the cydD gene encoding thiol reductant ABC exporter subunit CydD, with protein MTDLKAIAKSHKGIRMRLLFIAVLTGLTVIGQAYFFVTIVDRVFLQGYSFTEILPFLAGLLSVLAARAALTYLNGITGVKLAAKVKKELRASLLKKLSKSPIQAALQGQSGQKVSVMMDAVDEVDSYFSKYVPQVMQSSIVPLIILIAAFSQHVNSGLIILVTAPFIPIFMIVVGLKTKNKSEEQMEKLNAFSGTFLDTLQGLTTLKLFNRSQKQEHTIENSSLSFRDATMEVLKIAFLSALMLEFISMLAIGLIALEAGFQLVVFENISFFTAFFVLVLAPEFYLYLKELGSAFHTGRGSMGAAQKIFDELNKEEAAMEWGNEELPDKLTPPAIELKHAGFQYGAEGFSIKGVEAKLPPFSQVALVGKSGSGKSTLLNLISGLIRPSEGTVVIDGKPLFTYQEKTWFDQVSYISQHPYIFAGTIAENMIIGAKTEATVEELNLAAKKAGIFTLIQSLPQGFQTNIGEGGRGLSGGEKQRLALARAFLKKPSIILFDEPTTGLDLQTEKILQASLRELSEHATVITVAHRLHTIKNADLILFLDNGNLLAKGSHTELLEKVPAYKEMVSIQQGGNAE; from the coding sequence ATGACGGACCTAAAAGCCATTGCAAAATCACATAAAGGCATTCGAATGAGACTTCTTTTTATTGCCGTACTCACCGGTTTGACCGTGATTGGCCAGGCGTATTTCTTTGTGACCATTGTGGATCGGGTGTTCCTTCAGGGTTACTCGTTCACAGAAATACTACCGTTTCTTGCAGGCTTACTCTCTGTTTTAGCAGCACGAGCAGCCCTCACTTATCTAAATGGAATTACCGGTGTGAAGCTTGCTGCTAAAGTGAAAAAGGAGCTAAGAGCCTCGCTATTAAAAAAACTATCTAAAAGTCCAATCCAAGCAGCGCTTCAAGGGCAATCAGGCCAAAAGGTAAGTGTGATGATGGATGCAGTGGACGAAGTAGATTCCTATTTTAGTAAATACGTGCCACAGGTGATGCAATCTAGCATTGTTCCGTTAATCATCTTAATTGCCGCCTTCAGTCAGCACGTCAACAGCGGTCTCATTATTTTAGTCACCGCTCCGTTTATCCCGATTTTCATGATTGTTGTTGGGTTGAAGACGAAGAATAAATCAGAAGAACAAATGGAAAAGCTAAATGCTTTTTCCGGGACCTTTCTTGATACGTTACAGGGGTTAACTACCTTAAAGCTGTTTAATCGCTCGCAAAAGCAGGAGCACACAATCGAGAATAGCAGTCTAAGCTTTCGCGATGCCACGATGGAAGTGTTGAAAATTGCCTTTTTATCAGCGCTGATGCTGGAATTTATTTCGATGCTTGCCATTGGGCTTATCGCATTGGAGGCAGGCTTTCAGCTTGTTGTCTTTGAAAATATCAGCTTTTTCACGGCCTTTTTTGTTCTAGTATTAGCACCGGAATTTTATCTCTATTTAAAAGAGCTCGGTAGTGCCTTCCACACAGGTCGTGGAAGCATGGGAGCTGCGCAGAAAATCTTCGATGAATTAAACAAAGAGGAAGCAGCGATGGAGTGGGGCAATGAAGAGCTGCCAGATAAGCTAACGCCACCTGCTATCGAACTAAAGCATGCTGGCTTTCAGTATGGTGCAGAAGGCTTCTCGATTAAGGGGGTCGAAGCGAAGTTACCGCCTTTTTCACAAGTAGCGCTTGTTGGGAAAAGTGGTTCCGGTAAAAGCACCTTGCTTAACCTTATCTCCGGACTCATCCGACCGTCTGAAGGGACCGTAGTAATAGATGGCAAGCCGTTGTTTACCTATCAGGAAAAAACCTGGTTTGACCAAGTAAGTTATATTTCACAACATCCCTATATTTTTGCGGGAACCATTGCAGAAAATATGATCATTGGGGCAAAGACTGAAGCTACTGTAGAAGAGTTGAACCTGGCTGCAAAAAAGGCCGGTATCTTTACGTTGATTCAGTCCTTACCACAGGGCTTTCAGACGAATATTGGAGAAGGGGGCCGCGGGCTTTCAGGTGGCGAGAAGCAACGACTCGCACTTGCACGGGCATTTTTGAAAAAACCGTCTATCATTCTGTTTGATGAGCCAACAACTGGACTAGATCTGCAAACAGAAAAAATACTGCAAGCATCGCTGCGAGAACTTTCGGAGCACGCAACCGTCATTACAGTTGCCCACCGCCTGCATACGATTAAAAATGCGGACCTCATTCTTTTCTTAGATAACGGAAATCTACTAGCTAAAGGGTCCCATACGGAGCTTTTGGAAAAAGTCCCAGCCTATAAAGAGATGGTATCCATTCAGCAAGGAGGGAATGCGGAATGA
- the cydC gene encoding thiol reductant ABC exporter subunit CydC has protein sequence MKELRHITTLVLRERKDVLLSILLGFAAGIAAVGLFATSGYLISKGALTPPIYTLTVMIAVLKLFGFARAFSRYGERYFSHRATFSILSNLRVSFYKKLEPLAPRIFQKYRSGDLLARIVGDVESLQNYFLRVFYPPAVLVLVFLCTILFITYFSVALAVVMLLGLLLTGFVVPTIFALGQRKLQRNVREERAKLSAEVTELFYGFRDLKIYQRLEEKEALLEKVASDYVTEQEREGKQAMLNHSINTFVTLLVTWVLLALGAFLTAEGQFEGLFLAMLVMISLTVFENAAPMAVLPSFYEDSRRAAGRLEEVVYEEEIPTPSARLKELPHSTALSFHMTGVDFAFPNEPRSTIRDVSVNLKAGTKTAIVGPSGSGKSTLLHLLLKLQQHESGSILVNDQDSRDIDSESLWSRSNVVLQENHFFYGTIRDNLALAKDGLTDDEMREALREVQLDHFTLEDRVLEKGENLSGGEKQRLAIARAFLKGERVWMLDEPTSSVDAITERAILEELFKRAADDTLVLISHRLTGLEKMDQIVVMEDGSVVESGTYHELMEAKGYFYEMKEIEKSVFM, from the coding sequence ATGAAGGAATTGCGCCATATCACCACTTTGGTGTTACGAGAAAGAAAAGATGTGCTACTGTCCATCCTTCTGGGCTTTGCTGCTGGAATAGCCGCAGTTGGCCTATTTGCAACAAGTGGATACTTGATTTCTAAAGGAGCGTTAACTCCACCAATCTATACGCTAACGGTCATGATTGCCGTCTTAAAACTATTTGGATTTGCGCGTGCCTTCAGTCGCTACGGAGAGCGCTATTTTTCTCACCGTGCAACCTTCTCTATTTTAAGTAATTTGCGCGTTTCGTTTTATAAGAAATTGGAGCCATTGGCACCGCGAATTTTTCAAAAATATCGAAGTGGGGACTTGCTCGCAAGAATTGTCGGCGATGTCGAAAGCCTGCAAAACTACTTTTTACGCGTGTTCTATCCACCGGCAGTGCTCGTTCTCGTTTTTTTATGCACGATTCTTTTCATCACTTATTTTTCCGTGGCATTGGCAGTCGTTATGCTTCTTGGGCTACTTCTCACCGGATTTGTCGTGCCGACGATTTTTGCACTCGGGCAACGCAAGCTTCAGCGTAATGTGCGAGAAGAGCGTGCCAAGCTTTCTGCGGAAGTAACCGAACTATTTTATGGCTTTCGAGATTTGAAAATTTATCAGAGGCTGGAAGAAAAAGAAGCGTTGCTAGAAAAAGTCGCCTCTGACTACGTGACAGAACAAGAACGCGAAGGCAAGCAGGCCATGTTAAATCATTCCATTAATACGTTTGTGACACTGCTTGTGACCTGGGTCCTGTTAGCGCTTGGTGCTTTCCTAACAGCAGAAGGTCAATTTGAAGGGCTGTTCCTTGCAATGCTGGTCATGATTAGCTTGACGGTCTTTGAAAATGCCGCACCAATGGCGGTATTACCTAGCTTTTATGAGGATAGCAGAAGAGCAGCCGGCCGTTTGGAGGAAGTAGTGTATGAGGAGGAGATTCCCACACCTTCTGCGCGTTTAAAAGAATTGCCACATAGTACAGCGCTCTCGTTTCACATGACGGGAGTTGACTTTGCTTTTCCGAATGAGCCCCGTTCCACGATTCGTGATGTGAGTGTGAATCTTAAAGCAGGAACCAAAACGGCTATCGTTGGTCCGAGTGGCTCTGGAAAGTCGACATTGCTGCACTTGCTGTTGAAGCTGCAACAGCATGAAAGTGGAAGTATTTTGGTGAATGATCAGGACAGCAGAGATATTGACTCTGAAAGTCTTTGGAGCAGAAGTAATGTTGTTCTGCAGGAAAATCACTTCTTTTACGGAACGATCAGAGACAATTTAGCACTTGCAAAGGATGGCCTGACGGATGACGAAATGAGAGAAGCACTTCGTGAAGTGCAACTCGATCACTTTACGCTGGAGGATCGTGTTCTTGAGAAGGGAGAAAACCTCTCAGGTGGCGAAAAGCAGCGACTCGCAATTGCCCGTGCTTTTCTCAAAGGCGAGCGTGTGTGGATGTTAGATGAACCTACCTCCTCTGTAGATGCCATTACAGAACGTGCGATTTTGGAGGAACTCTTTAAAAGGGCTGCGGATGATACCCTTGTCCTCATCAGCCATCGTCTCACTGGTCTGGAAAAAATGGATCAGATTGTGGTGATGGAGGATGGAAGTGTGGTCGAGAGCGGCACCTACCATGAATTGATGGAAGCGAAGGGTTATTTTTATGAAATGAAAGAAATTGAGAAAAGTGTGTTTATGTAG